CGACCCGCGCGACGCGCTGGAGTGCTTCGGCTCCGCGCCCGTCGACCTGCTGGCGATCGGGCCCTACGCGGTGCGCCGGGGGAGGGCGTTCGCATGAGCCGCACGACCAGCATGCCCGGGGCGACCGGCACGAGTACGGCCTACGCCGTGGTGATCCCGACCCTCGTGCGCGACACCCTCGCCGACTGCCTCGCCGCCCTCGCCGCCGCGACCGGGCCGAAGCCGGAGCAGATCGTCCTCGTCGACGACCGGCCCGATCCGGATCCCGGCCCGCTGGAACACCCGCTCAGCGTGCTGGGCGACCTGCGCGACCGCACGACCGTGGTCCGGGGCGGCGGACGCGGGCCCGCCGCCGCCCGCAACGCCGGCCTGCGCGCGGTCGCCTCGCCCTGGGTCGCCTTCCTCGACGACGACGTCCAGGTCGGCCCGCACTGGTGCGAGCAGCTGGCGCAGGACCTCGCCGACACGACCCCCGACACCGCGGGCGTCCAGGGCGTGATCGCCGTACCGCTGCCCGGCGAGCGCCGCCCCACCGACTGGGAACGCAACACCGCCGGTCTCGCGCAGGCCCGCTGGATCACCGCCGACATGGCCTACCGCACCGACGCGCTGAGGCAGGTCGGCGGCTTCGACGAACGCTTCCGGCGCGCCTTCCGCGAGGACGCCGACCTCGCCCTGCGCGTCCTCGACGCCGGCTGGCGCGTCCGGCAGGGCCGCCGCACCACCCGGCATCCCGTGCGCCCCGCCTCGCGCTGGGTGTCCCTGCGCGCCCAGCGGGGCAACGCCGACGACGCCCTCATGCGGCACCTGCACGGCCCCGACTGGTGGCAGAAGGCGGTCGCCCCGCGCGGCCGGCTGCGGACCCACCTCGCGATCACCGCGACCGGTGCCGCGGCTTGCGCGCTGGCGGCCCTCGGCCGCCACAGGGCCGCGACGGTCGCCGCGCTCGGCTGGGCCGCCGGCACCGGCGAGTTCGCCCGGTCGCGCATCGTCCCCGGGCCGCGCACCCGGTACGAGGTGACCACCATGCTCGCGACCAGCGCGCTCATCCCGCCCATGGCCACCTGGCACTGGCTCAGCGGCCTGTGGCGATACCGGAACGCCCCCGCATGGCGGGAGGTGGCGCCGTGAGCCGCGTCAAGGCCGTGCTGTTCGACCGCGACGGCACCCTCGTCGAGGACGTGCCCTACAACGCCGACCCCGACCGCGTCCGCCCCGTCGCCGGGGCCCGCGAGGCGCTCGGCCTGCTGCGGGAGCGGGGCATCCGCACCGGCGTCGTCACCAACCAGTCCGGCATCGGGCGCGGACTGCTCACCGACGCCGACGTGCGCCGCGTCAACCACCGCGTCGACGAACTCCTCGGCCCCTTCGACGTCTGGGCCGTCTGCCCGCACGGCCCCGACGACGGCTGCCACTGCCGCAAACCCCAACCGGGCCTGATCCTGTGGGCGGCCGGACGCGTCTGCGCCGCGCCGTCGGACTGCGTCGTCGTCGGCGACATCGGCGCGGACGTCGAGGCCGCACGCCGGGCGGGCGCCCACGGGATCCTCGTCCCGACGCCCGAGACCCGGCCGGAGGAGACGGCGGACGCCGACCACGTGGCCAAGGACCTGACGACCGCCGTGCGCGCCGTGCTGAACGGACCGCCGCGGGGCCGGGTCCTGGCCGACGAGCGGCCCATCGAGGCCGCCTACGACACCGGCTACGAGACCGCCTACGACACCGGCCACGACACCGCCTACGACACCGGTGGAGGGCGGGAATGAAAGCCCTCGTCAGCCGCCTCGACAGCTTCGGTGACGTCCTGCTCGCCGGGCCCGCCGTCCGCGCCGTCGCCGCCCGGGCCGACACCGTCACCCTGCTGTGCGGGCCGCGCGGCGCGCCCGCCGCCCGGCTGCTGCCGGGCGTGGACGACCTCCTCGTCTGGGACGCGCCCTGGGTGGGCTTCGAGCCGCCGCCCGTCGGCCGCGGCGAGGTCGAGCAGCTCATCGACACCATCGACGCCGACACGGCCCTGATCCTGACCTCCTTCCACCAGTCCCCGCTGCCCGCCGCCCTGCTGCTGCGCCTGGCCGGGGTGGAGCACATCGCCGCGGACAGCGAGGACTACCCCGGCTCGCTGCTCGACGTCCGTCACCACCGCGCCCCGCACGCCCACGAGGCGCAGGCCATGCTCGACCTCGCCGAGGCCGCGGGCTTCCCAGCGGTCGACGACGGGCGGCTGAGCGTGCTTCCGCCGCCCCGCACCACGGCGCTGACCGGCCCGGGGCCGTACGTCGTGCTGCATCCAGGCGCCAGCGTCCCGGCCCGCGCCTGGAGCGCCGAGCGCAGTGCCGAAGCCGTGCGCGAACTGGCCGCCGCCGGGCACCGCGTCGTGGTGACCGGCGGCCCGGACGAACGGGACCTGACCGCGCACGTCGCCGGTGAGCACGGCCTCGACCTCGGCGGCCGTACCGGCGCCGCGGAGCTGGCCGGCGTCCTCGCCGGGGCCGACGCCGTCGTCACCGGCAACACCGCCCCGGCGCACCTCGCCGCCGCCGTGGACACCCCGGTCGTCTCCCTCTTCGCCCCGGTCGTGCCCGCCGAGCGCTGGCGGCCGTACGGCGTCCCCTACGTGCTGCTCGGCGACCAGCGGGCGCCCTGCGCGGACAGCAGGGCCCGGGAGTGCCCCGTACCCGGGCATCCGTGCCTGCAGTCGGTGACCGCGCACGACGTGGTGGCCGCCGTGGAGAAGCTCGTCGCGAAGGTGGCGGACGTGGCGGAGGAGGCGGAGGAGGCGGAGGCATGAGGATCCTGCTCTGGCACGTGCACGGGTCGTGGACCACGGCCTTCGTGCAGGGCCCGCACACCTACCTCGTCCCCGTCACCCCGGACCGCGGACCCGACGGACTGGGCCGCGCCCGTACGTTCGACTGGCCCGACTCCGTCGTCGAGGTCCCGCCGGAGCGGCTGCGGGAGACGGACATCGACGTCGTCGTGCTGCAACGCCCGCACGAACTCGCCCTCGTCGACCGGTGGCTGGGCCGCCGCCCGCCCCTGGTGTACCTGGAGCACAACGCCCCGCACGGCGACGTGCCCGACACCCGCCACCCGGCCGCCGACATCCCCGGCGTCACCCTCGTCCACGTCACCCACTTCAACCGGCTGATGTGGGACGCGGGCGCCACCCCGACCACCGTCGTCGAGCACGGGATCGTCGACCCCGGGCAGGGGTGGACCGGCGAACTGGAGCGCGCGGCCGTCGTGGTCAACGAGCCCGTGCGGCGCGGCCGTACCACCGGAACCGACCTGCTGCCGGCGTTCGCCGACGCGGCCCCGCTGGACGTCTTCGGCATGGGCACCGAGGGCCTCGCCGGACATCTCGGCCTCTCGCCCGACCGCTGCCGCACTCACGAACTCGCCCAGCGCGACCTGCACGCGGCGATGGCGCGGCGGCGCGTCTACGTCCACCCCGTCCGCTGGACCTCCCTCGGACTGTCCCTGCTGGAGGCGATGCACCTGGGCATGCCCGTGGTCGCGCCGGCGACCACCGAGGTGACCGAGGCCGTGCCCGTCGGCGCCGGAGTGGTCTCCAACCGAATCGACGTACTGACCGATGCTGTACGGGACTTCATGACGGACCCCCTGCACGCTCGCATGATCGGCGAGGGGGCGCGTGCGGCGGCGCTCGCCCGCTACGGGCTGTCCCGCTTCCTGGCCGACTGGGAACGGCTGCTGAAGGAGGTGACCCGATGAGGATCGCCATGGTGTCCGAGCACGCGAGCCCGCTCGCCGCGCTCGGCGGTGTCGACGCCGGGGGCCAGAACGTGTACGTGGCCCGCCTCACCGAGGAGTTGGCCCGCCGCGGCCACGACGTCACGGTCTACACCCGCCGTGACTCCACCGACCTGCCCGACCGGGTGCCGCTGCCCGGCGGCGCCGTCGTGGAGCACGTGCCGGCCGGACCGCCCGAGGCCGTCCCCAAGGACGAACTCTTCCCCTACATGCCCGGGTTCGGCGCCCACCTCGCGCGCGCCTGGAACCACGAGCGGTCCGATATCGTGCACGCCCACTTCTGGATGTCCGGCATGGCCTCCCGGATCGGTGCGCACGCCCACGGCATCCCGGTCGTGCAGACCTTCCACGCCCTGGGCACCGTCAAGCGGCGCCACCAGGGCCGGCGGGACACCAGCCCGTTCGAGCGCATCGGCATCGAGCGGCAGATCGGCCTCGGCTGCGAGCGGGTCCTTGCGACCTGCACCGACGAGGTGCACGAGCTGGCCGAGATGGGAGTGCCCCCGCGGCAGGTGTCCGTCGTGCCCTGCGGAGTGGACGTCGAGCACTTCCACCCCGGCGCGGATCCCGGCGCCGCCCCCGCCCGCAAACACCGGTACCGGCTGCTCGCCTGCGGACGGCTGGTCCGCCGCAAGGGCTACGACCAGGCGATCCGCGCACTGGCCCGGATCCCGGACGCCGAACTCCTCGTCGCCGGCGGCCCCGCCCCCGGCCTGCTGGAGACCGACCCCGAGGCGCAACGGCTGCGGCGGCTCGCCCGGCGCACCGGCGTGAGCGACCGGGTACGGATGCTCGGCGCGGTCGCCCCGGCCGACATGCCCGCACTGATGCGCGGCGCCGACCTCGTCCTGTGCACGCCGGTGTACGAACCGTTCGGCATCGTGCCGCTGGAGGCGATGGCGTGCGCCGTCCCCGTCGTCGCCACCGACGTCGGCGGGCACCGGGACACGGTCGCCGACGGCGACACCGGCCGGCTGGTACCCCCCGGCGACTCCGGGGCGATCGCCGCCGCCGCGTGCGACCTGCTCGCCGAGGAAGGCACCCGCCGCCGCTACGGCACGGCGGGCCGCGCCCGCGTCCTCGCCCGCTTCACCTGGCAACGGGTCGCGGACGGTACCGAACAGGTCTACCGCCGGGTGGCGGTCCGACACGAACTGCCGAGGGAGGTGGCGTGATGACCGTGCACCCGCCCGTCGTCGGACACTGCGACGAACTCTTGGAGGCCATGGGCGCGTTCCGCGCCTCGGCCCACATCACCGAACGGTGGGGCGAGCGGCTGGCCGCCGTCCTCACCGGCGGCGGCCGGCTGCTGGCCGCGGGCAACGGCGGCAGCGCCGCCCAGGCCCAGCACCTCACCGCCGAACTCGTCGGCCGCTACCAGCACGACCGGCCGGCGTTCTCCGCGATCGCGCTGCACGCCGACACCTCCAGCACGACGGCCATCGCCAACGACTACGGCGTCGACCAGGTGTTCGCCCGCCAGGTCCGTGCCCACGGCCGCCCCGGCGACGTCCTGATGCTGCTGTCCACCAGCGGCGCCAGCGCCAACCTGCTGTCCGCCGCCGACGCGGCACGCTCGGCCGGCCTGCGCGTGTGGGCGCTGACCGGCCCGGCCCCCAACCCGCTCGTGGCGGGCAGCGACGAGGCCCTGTGCGTGACGGCATCCTCCGCGGCGACGGTCCAGGAACTCCACCTGGTGGCGGTGCACATGGTGTGCGCGGCCTTCGACGCGGTGGTGGAACGGGAGGCGGCATGACGGGCGGGTGGGGCCAGGGCCCGGCGGGAGCGTCCGGAGAGGACGCGACCGGCGGCTCGCGGGGCGGCCGCAACGGCCGGACGGGAAGGCCGGCCGACGGCGCCAGGGGCAAGGTGCGCGGGGGCGTACGAGGCGGCACGCGAGAGGGCGGGCGCGGCAGGGCCCCGCTGCTCGTCGTCGGTGACGCGCTGCTGGACCGCGACCTCGCCGGTCTCGCCGAGCGGCTCGCGCCCGACGCGCCCGTGCCGGTCGTCGCCGACTGCGGGCAGCGGCTGCGGCCGGGCGGCGCCGCCCTCGCCGCGTACCTCGCCGCACGCGACGGCCACGACGTCACGCTCGTCACCGGGCTGGGCGACGACCCCGCCAGCCGCGAGCTGCGGCGGCTCCTGGAACCCTGGCTGACCCTGATCCCGCTCCCGCTGAGCGGACCGCTGTCCGAGAAGACCCGCGTCCTCGCCCAGGACCGTCCCGTCGTCCGCCTGGACCGGGGTGACGGCCGGGTGGTGGAGGCCACCGACGCGGCGTGCGAGGCGGTCCGCCGCGCACCCGCCGTCCTGGTCTCCGACTACGGCCGCGGCGCCGCCGACGCCCTGCGGGGCGCCCTGGCCGAACACCCGCCCCTGGTCTGGGACCCGCACCCGCGCGGGGGCCCGCCGGTGCGCGGCACGCGACTGGTCTCGCCCTCGGAGCAGGAGACGTACGGCCTCACGGAGGCCAGGGCCGGCCGGGAAGGGGATCTGCGCCAGGCCGCCCAAGGGGCCGCGGCCCTCGTCCGGCGCTGGCAGGTCGCCGCCGTCGCGGTGACCCTCGGCGCCAGGGGCGCCCTGCTGTCGTACGGGGAGCATCCACTGCTCGTGCCCGCGCCGACGGTGCACTCCGGCGATCCGTGCGGCGCGGGGGACCGGTTCGCCGCGACGGCGGCCGGGCTGCTCGCCGACGGCGCGCTGGTCGGCGAGGCCGTCGAGGGTGCCGTGGCCGCCGCGAGCGGATTCGTCGGCGCGGGCGGCGCGGGGGCGCTGCCGGCCGCGGAGGCGGCCGAGGGCCTCCCGCCCGCCGACGGAGACTTCGGCGGCGCCGGTGACCAGGGCTACCCGTACGCCCTGGCCGCCCGCGTCCGTGCCGCGCACGGCACCGTCGTCGCGGCGGGCGGCTGCTTCGACCTCCTGCACGCCGGCCATGTCGGACTGCTCCAGGCGGCCCGGCGGCTCGGCGACTGCCTGGTCGTCTGCGTCAACTCGGACGCGTCGGTACGGCGGCGCAAGGGCGAGGGCCGCCCGGTCAACCCGCTCGCCGACCGGGTCCGCGTGCTGCGCGCGCTCGGCTGCGTCGACGCGGTCGCCGTCTTCGACGAGGACACCCCCGAACGCCTCCTCACCGAACTCCGGCCCCACATCTGGGTCAAGGGCGGCGACTACGCCGGCGCCGAGCTCCCCGAGGCGACGCTGCTGGAGAAATGGGGCGGCCAGGCGGTCCTCCTGCCGTATCTCGACGGCCGCTCCTCGACGGCCTTGCTGACCCGGGTGACGGGCGGGGCACGATGACGGCGACCGGCAGCCCGGGAGATGCCCGATGACCGCCCCCCGCCCCCGCCTCCTCGTCCTGCGTGCCCTCGGGCTCGGTGATCTCCTCGCCGGCGTCCCCGCGCTGCGCGCGCTGCGCCGCGGCTTCCCCGGACACGAGACGGTGCTGGCCGTGCCCGCCGAGCTCGCGCCGGTCGCGGCGGCCACGGGCGCCGTCGACCGGCTGCTGCCCGCGTCGGCGCCCGGCCGGGCCGTACCCTGCGGCCTGGACTGGACCGGCCCGCCCCCGGACGTCGCCGTCGACCTGCACGGCAACGGCCCGCCCAGCCACCGCTTGCTCCTGGACCTGCGCCCGCTCCGGCTCCTGGCCTTCGCGCACCCCGCGACCCCCGAGGTCGACGGCCCGCGATGGCGCCCGGAGGAACACGAGCGGGTCCGCTGGTGCCGGCTCGTGCAGTGGTACGGCATCGACGCCGACCCCACCGACCTGCGCCTGCCCCGCCCCGCCGTGCCGTCCCCGGCCCCCGGCGCCGTCGTCCTGCACCCCGGCGCCGGCGCACCCTCCCGCTGCTGGCCCGTCGAGCGCTACGCGACCGTCGCCGCGGCCCTGCGCGCCCGCGGCCGGCGTGTCGTGGTCACCGGGGGAGCGGGCGAGTCCGCCCTCGTGG
The nucleotide sequence above comes from Streptomyces sp. NL15-2K. Encoded proteins:
- a CDS encoding glycosyltransferase, yielding MSRTTSMPGATGTSTAYAVVIPTLVRDTLADCLAALAAATGPKPEQIVLVDDRPDPDPGPLEHPLSVLGDLRDRTTVVRGGGRGPAAARNAGLRAVASPWVAFLDDDVQVGPHWCEQLAQDLADTTPDTAGVQGVIAVPLPGERRPTDWERNTAGLAQARWITADMAYRTDALRQVGGFDERFRRAFREDADLALRVLDAGWRVRQGRRTTRHPVRPASRWVSLRAQRGNADDALMRHLHGPDWWQKAVAPRGRLRTHLAITATGAAACALAALGRHRAATVAALGWAAGTGEFARSRIVPGPRTRYEVTTMLATSALIPPMATWHWLSGLWRYRNAPAWREVAP
- a CDS encoding HAD family hydrolase, with protein sequence MSRVKAVLFDRDGTLVEDVPYNADPDRVRPVAGAREALGLLRERGIRTGVVTNQSGIGRGLLTDADVRRVNHRVDELLGPFDVWAVCPHGPDDGCHCRKPQPGLILWAAGRVCAAPSDCVVVGDIGADVEAARRAGAHGILVPTPETRPEETADADHVAKDLTTAVRAVLNGPPRGRVLADERPIEAAYDTGYETAYDTGHDTAYDTGGGRE
- a CDS encoding glycosyltransferase family 9 protein is translated as MKALVSRLDSFGDVLLAGPAVRAVAARADTVTLLCGPRGAPAARLLPGVDDLLVWDAPWVGFEPPPVGRGEVEQLIDTIDADTALILTSFHQSPLPAALLLRLAGVEHIAADSEDYPGSLLDVRHHRAPHAHEAQAMLDLAEAAGFPAVDDGRLSVLPPPRTTALTGPGPYVVLHPGASVPARAWSAERSAEAVRELAAAGHRVVVTGGPDERDLTAHVAGEHGLDLGGRTGAAELAGVLAGADAVVTGNTAPAHLAAAVDTPVVSLFAPVVPAERWRPYGVPYVLLGDQRAPCADSRARECPVPGHPCLQSVTAHDVVAAVEKLVAKVADVAEEAEEAEA
- a CDS encoding glycosyltransferase: MRILLWHVHGSWTTAFVQGPHTYLVPVTPDRGPDGLGRARTFDWPDSVVEVPPERLRETDIDVVVLQRPHELALVDRWLGRRPPLVYLEHNAPHGDVPDTRHPAADIPGVTLVHVTHFNRLMWDAGATPTTVVEHGIVDPGQGWTGELERAAVVVNEPVRRGRTTGTDLLPAFADAAPLDVFGMGTEGLAGHLGLSPDRCRTHELAQRDLHAAMARRRVYVHPVRWTSLGLSLLEAMHLGMPVVAPATTEVTEAVPVGAGVVSNRIDVLTDAVRDFMTDPLHARMIGEGARAAALARYGLSRFLADWERLLKEVTR
- a CDS encoding glycosyltransferase encodes the protein MRIAMVSEHASPLAALGGVDAGGQNVYVARLTEELARRGHDVTVYTRRDSTDLPDRVPLPGGAVVEHVPAGPPEAVPKDELFPYMPGFGAHLARAWNHERSDIVHAHFWMSGMASRIGAHAHGIPVVQTFHALGTVKRRHQGRRDTSPFERIGIERQIGLGCERVLATCTDEVHELAEMGVPPRQVSVVPCGVDVEHFHPGADPGAAPARKHRYRLLACGRLVRRKGYDQAIRALARIPDAELLVAGGPAPGLLETDPEAQRLRRLARRTGVSDRVRMLGAVAPADMPALMRGADLVLCTPVYEPFGIVPLEAMACAVPVVATDVGGHRDTVADGDTGRLVPPGDSGAIAAAACDLLAEEGTRRRYGTAGRARVLARFTWQRVADGTEQVYRRVAVRHELPREVA
- a CDS encoding SIS domain-containing protein, which encodes MTVHPPVVGHCDELLEAMGAFRASAHITERWGERLAAVLTGGGRLLAAGNGGSAAQAQHLTAELVGRYQHDRPAFSAIALHADTSSTTAIANDYGVDQVFARQVRAHGRPGDVLMLLSTSGASANLLSAADAARSAGLRVWALTGPAPNPLVAGSDEALCVTASSAATVQELHLVAVHMVCAAFDAVVEREAA
- the rfaE2 gene encoding D-glycero-beta-D-manno-heptose 1-phosphate adenylyltransferase, producing MTGGWGQGPAGASGEDATGGSRGGRNGRTGRPADGARGKVRGGVRGGTREGGRGRAPLLVVGDALLDRDLAGLAERLAPDAPVPVVADCGQRLRPGGAALAAYLAARDGHDVTLVTGLGDDPASRELRRLLEPWLTLIPLPLSGPLSEKTRVLAQDRPVVRLDRGDGRVVEATDAACEAVRRAPAVLVSDYGRGAADALRGALAEHPPLVWDPHPRGGPPVRGTRLVSPSEQETYGLTEARAGREGDLRQAAQGAAALVRRWQVAAVAVTLGARGALLSYGEHPLLVPAPTVHSGDPCGAGDRFAATAAGLLADGALVGEAVEGAVAAASGFVGAGGAGALPAAEAAEGLPPADGDFGGAGDQGYPYALAARVRAAHGTVVAAGGCFDLLHAGHVGLLQAARRLGDCLVVCVNSDASVRRRKGEGRPVNPLADRVRVLRALGCVDAVAVFDEDTPERLLTELRPHIWVKGGDYAGAELPEATLLEKWGGQAVLLPYLDGRSSTALLTRVTGGAR
- a CDS encoding glycosyltransferase family 9 protein, with the translated sequence MTAPRPRLLVLRALGLGDLLAGVPALRALRRGFPGHETVLAVPAELAPVAAATGAVDRLLPASAPGRAVPCGLDWTGPPPDVAVDLHGNGPPSHRLLLDLRPLRLLAFAHPATPEVDGPRWRPEEHERVRWCRLVQWYGIDADPTDLRLPRPAVPSPAPGAVVLHPGAGAPSRCWPVERYATVAAALRARGRRVVVTGGAGESALVADLARRAGLPDTDVFGDGLPFDRLSALVAEAAAVVSGDTGIAHLAVAHATPSVTLFGPVPPSRWGPPAHPRHRALWHPGPEGDPHGSTPDPHLLRIRPDDVLDALHQLPDATRTGRHPDQRVPVDQP